The following proteins are encoded in a genomic region of Arachis ipaensis cultivar K30076 chromosome B02, Araip1.1, whole genome shotgun sequence:
- the LOC107626682 gene encoding pentatricopeptide repeat-containing protein At2g15690-like: MELKLHSSMASLGPVPRKLNTVISSHSKFPHFSPPKPSDCSLPSTPLCSYAVPDSKNPTTNSNKVQPRRKNATPTGRFAQKTQTSRKENLPREPKPKLDNTHNRVDQNRQNALFDATTLNVNLIELCEEGKLAEALELMGQGSVADYGVFLAMLNLCEGTRSLEYGKMVHEFLRRSRFRGEVELNNRLIGMYEKCGNMNIARKVFDRMPERNMSSWHLMIIGYTENGAGDDALLVFQEMKEAGIRPESETFALVLAACAREEAVEEGLLHFESIKEYGIVHTIEHYMEVINILGNAGQLNEAEEFIESKPFQPEDHIWEALRNFARIHGDMDDEKLKGLSGQRRSWRCGF, from the coding sequence CGCAAATTAAACACTGTCATCTCATCCCATTCCAAATTCCCACACTTCTCTCCTCCGAAGCCTTCCGATTGCTCTCTCCCTTCCACTCCTCTATGCTCCTACGCCGTTCCCGATTCCAAGAACCCCACCACCAACAGTAACAAGGTCCAACCCCGCCGTAAAAACGCCACCCCCACTGGTCGTTTCGCTCAAAAGACCCAAACTTCACGGAAGGAGAATCTTCCCAGAGAACCAAAACCCAAACTTGATAATACTCATAATAGGGTCGACCAGAACCGCCAAAACGCGCTGTTTGATGCAACCACCCTAAACGTTAATTTGATTGAGTTGTGCGAAGAGGGTAAGCTTGCTGAAGCTTTGGAACTCATGGGTCAAGGTTCTGTTGCTGATTATGGTGTTTTTCTCGCCATGTTGAATTTGTGCGAGGGTACGAGGTCGCTTGAGTATGGGAAAATGGTTCATGAGTTCTTGAGAAGATCGAGGTTTCGAGGGGAGGTTGAATTGAACAATAGGTTGATTGGAATGTATGAGAAATGTGGTAACATGAATATTGCACGCAAGGTGTTTGATCGAATGCCAGAGAGAAACATGAGTTCTTGGCACTTGATGATCATTGGATACACTGAAAATGGAGCTGGTGATGATGCTTTGTTGGTTTTTCAGGAGATGAAGGAGGCAGGGATACGGCCTGAGAGTGAAACTTTTGCATTGGTTTTGGCTGCGTGTGCAAGGGAAGAAGCTGTAGAGGAAGGATTATTGCACTTTGAATCAATAAAGGAGTATGGAATTGTTCACACCATAGAGCATTACATGGAGGTCATTAACATTCTGGGTAATGCCGGTCAGTTGAATGAAGCTGAGGAGTTCATTGAGAGTAAGCCATTTCAGCCTGAAGATCACATTTGGGAGGCTCTTCGAAATTTTGCTAGGATTCATGGAGATATGGATGATGAGAAATTGAAGGGTTTGAGTGGCCAGAGGAGGAGCTGGCGCTGTGGTTTCTAG